From one Colletotrichum destructivum chromosome 3, complete sequence genomic stretch:
- a CDS encoding Putative aspartyl/glutamyl-tRNA amidotransferase subunit B, yqeY/Aim41 domain-containing protein, with translation MASRSSARLLQALQPVVPRRAAPLRTTLRLYSSDAAPTQPQLLATLKSDLKTAMRAKDAARLSVLRSVLSATNNAAKTSSPIATDAQLVALLRKTQRATQDAAAQFRAAGRDDLADKEDLQAKVMAEYIATSGVVAVTEADIRVLIGKAVEDVAAAGKSGLGEVMKLINVAIQGKDLEVDKKRVADLVKEALKKE, from the coding sequence ATGGCCTCCCGAAGCTCAGCCCGCCTCTTGCAGGCGCTTCAGCCGGTCGtgccgcgccgcgccgcgcccCTTCGGACAACCCTGCGTCTCTACTCATCCGACGCCGCGCCAACCCAACCCCAGCTCCTAGCCACCCTCAAGAGCGACCTCAAGACGGCCATGCGCGCAAAGGACGCGGCCCGTCTCTCCGTCCTCCGGTCCGTCCTCTCCGCCACCAACAACGCGGCCAAGACCAGCTCTCCCATCGCCACCGACGCccagctcgtcgccctcctgCGCAAGACCCAGCGCGCTACccaggacgccgccgctcagTTCCGCGCCGCTGGCcgcgacgacctcgccgacaaggaggaTCTCCAGGCCAAGGTCATGGCTGAGTACATCGCCACcagcggcgtcgtcgccgtcactgAGGCCGACATCCGCGTGCTCATCGGGAAGGccgtcgaagacgtcgccgccgccggaaaGAGCGGCCTGGGCGAGGTCATGAAGCTCATCAACGTTGCCATTCAGGGCAAGGACCTTGAGGTCGACAAGAAGCGTGTCGCGGACCTGGTCAAGGAGGCCCTGAAGAAGGAATAA
- a CDS encoding Putative S-adenosyl-L-methionine-dependent methyltransferase superfamily, whose protein sequence is MPPLADLWPSCILLDATSFVSTSDTKAEFGRGDLTSPRLFCTRSNRSAAVAVVAKMASDPQTVPLDNSFLETVTYQGREYQRYAVDNGAYFAPMDEDEVERLQIMHVVLSVVFENQLLFPPITRPRRILECGFGSGDWAIEVAQRHPSCEVVAIDICPHIWPDETETPTNLNLQVDDLNGRFTFPSNHFDLVHSQMMAGGIHSNRWRDYIGDMFRVTRPGGWCQMVEIYFNAQSDNGTLTQNHALRRWSRRYLDSMQPYKDPRAPLHLQSWMQSAGFDSVETQMIPLPTCGWSNDPRQHHIGVVNRENVRRMLSSLAMYPLTEFRGMTSQEFQVLVAQARSEADNPTFRDGNLVGEAYKDARRRGCLFVGAFGTFGHAYDLVNFLGESDDSDDVTALCIPSA, encoded by the exons ATGCCTCCTTTGGCGGACCTTTGGCCTTCTTGC ATACTATTAGATGCAACCTCATTCGTCTCAACATCGGATACAAAGGCAGAATTTGGACGGGGCGActtgacgtcgccgaggctgTTCTGTACGAGGAGCAATCGTTCCgcagctgttgctgttgttgccAAGATGGCAAG CGATCCACAAACAGTCCCTTTGGACAACTCCTTCCTTGAGACTGTCACGTACCAAGGCAGAGAATATCAGCGATACGCTGTCGACAATGGAGCATATTTTGCGCCGATGGACGAG GACGAAGTCGAACGATTACAAATAATGCATGTCGTTCTCTCAGTAGTGTTCGAAAATCAGCTTCTCTTCCCGCCCATTACCAGACCCAGACGGATTCTCGAATGCGGGTTTGGATCCGGAGACTGGGCAATCGAAGTCGCACAACGACATCCAAGCTGCGAG GTGGTAGCCATCGATATTTGCCCGCACATCTGGCCAGACGAGACCGAAACGCCGACGAATCTGAATCTTCAGGTTGATGATTTGAATGGAAG ATTTACATTCCCGTCAAACCACTTCGACCTTGTGCACAGCCAAATGATGGCGGGCGGTATCCACTCGAATCGATGGAGAGACTACATCGGAGATATGTTTCGCGTAACTCGACCCGGTGGTTGGTGCCAAATGGTGGAGATATACTTCAACGCGCAGTCGGATAACGGGACGTTGACTCAAA ATCACGCCTTGCGCAGGTGGTCGAGACGATACCTGGACAGTATGCAACCGTACAAAGACCCTCGAGCGCCGCTTCATTTACAGAGTTGGATGCAAAGCGCAGGATTCGACTCAGTGGAAACCCAGATGATTCCTCTCCCGACCTGTGGGTGGTCCAATG ATCCACGGCAGCACCATATTGGTGTGGTCAATAGAGAAAATGTCAGGAGGATGCTCTCCTCGCTGGCCATGTATCCCTTGACAGAATTCCGAGG GATGACTTCGCAGGAGTTCCAGGTGCTGGTGGCCCAAGCAAGGAGTGAGGCCGATAACCCAACATTCAGG GACGGAAACCTCGTCGGTGAGGCATATAAGGACGCCAGACGAAGAGGTTGCCTGTTTGTAGGCGCATTCGGGACGTTCGGACATGCGTACGACTTGGTGAACTTCCTGGGAGAGAGTGATGACAGTGACGATGTGACGGCATTATGTATTCCGAGTGCCTAG
- a CDS encoding Putative phosphatidylinositol 3-/4-kinase, catalytic domain, phosphatidylinositol 3/4-kinase: protein MPRPRPPTTGYERLAQADALSSDSEDDDPLTQSYASLQPASGPRFAPIAQPRPRSGMTTPKPISAGPSRPRNRRRGGSNSGVDIKAINARLERWADEIASRFKRAKGRGKTGEEEHLEIHHSVFQAPEGVRPITPEGLAAVQDVMTKSQFEDIVRSVRQAILQGTHPRMISQGSSGSYFARNTEGKVVGVFKPKDEEPYAAGNPKWNKWIHRNLFPCCFGRACLIPNLSYVSEAAAYTLDCQLRTHMVPYTDVVWLSSKSFHYPFWDRRNFYRKQKPLPEKPGSFQVFLKGFKDANVFLREHPWPDQYWSGFRANDPHRKRRRRWADNCRPGSAAALDDIESDDEIRQETPPLGPDNFVWTESLKQSFREELEKLVILDYMMRNTDRGLDNWMIKVDWSTQQVSIASEPLQMNMETGPSEEDGPRPVDLSQRSAAEGRSSYPYKTQQPMKASSTVSSSRDPKITIGAIDNSLSWPWKHPDAWRSFPFGWLFLPVDLIGRPFSQKTRDHFLPLLTSTHWWSQTQLALRKVFQLDPDFQEKMFARQIAVMKGQAWNIVETLKTPDHGPLELTRRSKVCVWDDLVEVPVAVPMRVTSAEMMRHEAELRRSIDEGDIGDANASTAPPLRVDEDLLGFASPPADMPHPGRFELALSPTGEGAQSPDETSMNGSGILASSLPLAKDSTAQRPRFSGQSQRESYHGSRALNMYSPARQETQQQRRYSFATATGRRSGNSIAQHLYSSRPSLDYDENDVEEGDLGYAAAEGMEGNQRKVIVERLEPVKARNPVFTCW, encoded by the exons ATGCCTCGCCCCCGGCCCCCGACGACGGGCTATGAGCGGCTCGCTCAGGCCGATGCCCTATCTTCCGACTCCGAAGACGATGACCCCCTCACCCAGTCGTACGCCTCTCTTCAGCCGGCTTCTGGCCCTCGCTTCGCACCAATCGCCCAGCCGCGCCCTCGCTCGGgcatgacgacgccgaagcccATAAGCGCCGGTCCTTCTAGACCTAGGAATCGACGTCGTGGCGGCAGCAACTCTGGCGTAGACATCAAAGCCATCAATGCTCGGCTGGAGCGATGGGCAGACGAGATTGCTAGCCGGTTCAAACGCGCCAAAGGCCGTGGCAAGACCGGTGAGGAAGAACATCTCGAGATTCACCACTCGGTGTTCCAAGCACCGGAGGGTGTTCGGCCCATTACTCCCGAGGGCTTGGCGGCGGTACAAGACGTCATGACTAAGTCCCAATTCGAAGATATCGTGCGCAGTGTCAGGCAAGCCATTCTGCAAGGCACACACCCGCGCATGATCTCCCAGGGAAGCTCCGGCAGCTATTTCGCTCGGAATACAGAAGGAAAGGTTGTGGGCGTGTTCAAGCCCAAGGACGAAGAACCATATGCCGCCGGCAACCCCAAGTGGAACAAGTGGATTCACCGGAACTTGTTCCCTTGCTGCTTCGGACGCGCATG CCTCATTCCCAATCTGTCATATGTCAGCGAAGCCGCTGCATACACCCTGGACTGCCAACTTCGCACTCACATGGTGCCTTACACAGACGTTGTGTGGCTGTCTTCCAAATCATTCCACTACCCATTTTGGGACCGCCGCAACTTCTACAGAAAGCAAAAACCACTTCCTGAAAAGCCGGGAAGTTTCCAGGTCTTCCTCAAAGGCTTCAAGGATGCCAACGTATTTCTGAGAGAACATCCTTGGCCGGACCAATACTGGTCTGGGTTCAGAGCCAATGACCCGCACCGCAAACGTAGGAGGAGATGGGCAGACAACTGCCGCCCAGGCAGCGCCGCAGCACTGGATGATAtcgagagcgacgacgaaaTCAGACAGGAAACCCCACCACTGGGCCCAGACAACTTTGTATGGACCGAGTCACTGAAGCAGTCCTTTCGCGAAGAGCTCGAGAAACTGGTCATCCTGGATTACATGATGCGGAACACTGATCGTGGTCTGGACAACTGGATGATTAAGGTGGATTGGAGCACCCAGCAAGTATCGATAGCGTCAGAGCCACTACAGATGAACATGGAGACTGGTCCGTCCGAAGAGGATGGACCGCGGCCAGTAGACCTGAGCCAGCGATCAGCGGCAGAAGGTCGCTCCTCGTACCCCTACAAGACTCAACAGCCTATGAAAGCATCAAGCACCGTGTCAAGCTCACGGGACCCCAAGATCACAATCGGCGCCATTGACAATTCACTTTCCTGGCCTTGGAAGCACCCAGACGCATGGCGAAG TTTCCCCTTTGGATGGCTATTCCTGCCAGTGGACTTGATCGGGCGGCCGTTCTCACAAAAGACGCGGGATcacttcctccctctcctgACCTCGACACATTGGTGGAGCCAAACACAGTTGGCCTTGCGAAAAGTCTTTCAACTGGACCCCGACTTCCAGGAAAAGATGTTTGCTCGACAGATCGCCGTTATGAAGGGCCAGGCATGGAACATTGTGGAGACGCTCAAGACGCCAGACCATGGTCCTCTGGAACTTACACGTCGCTCCAAGGTCTGCGTCTGGGATGATCTCGTGGAGGTTCCTGTCGCGGTTCCCATGCGAGTAACGTCCGCCGAAATGATGCGTCACGAGGCAGAGTTGCGACGGTCGAttgacgagggcgacatAGGCGATGCCAACGCGTCTACTGCGCCGCCACTGCGCGTGGACGAGGACCTGCTCGGCTTCGCCAGCCCCCCGGCCGACATGCCTCATCCGGGCAGGTTCGAGCTTGCGCTGAGCCCGACAGGTGAGGGTGCTCAGTCGCCAGACGAGACATCCATGAACGGCTCGGGGATCCTGGCTTCGTCATTACCGCTAGCTAAAGATTCAACAGCGCAGCGGCCCAGATTCTCGGGCCAAAGCCAAAGAGAAAGCTATCACGGGTCTCGCGCTCTCAACATGTATTCCCCCGCCCGTCAAGAGACTCAGCAGCAACGTCGATATTCGTTCGCAACGGCGACcgggcggcgcagcggcAATAGCATCGCCCAACACCTGTATAGTTCCCGCCCGAGCCTGGACTACGATGAAAACGAcgttgaggagggcgacctgggctatgcggccgccgagggaaTGGAGGGGAACCAACGGAAGGTTATTGTGGAGAGGCTGGAGCCGGTGAAAGCCAGGAACCCGGTTTTCACCTGCTGGTGA